In Excalfactoria chinensis isolate bCotChi1 chromosome 3, bCotChi1.hap2, whole genome shotgun sequence, one DNA window encodes the following:
- the GPATCH11 gene encoding G patch domain-containing protein 11, translated as MGDEEEEDYMSDLFIKEDVRPGVPMVRRVREALQKEEKQKEANEKNRQKSVKEEEKERRDLVLSSALGNENKGFALLQKMGYKSGQALGKSGEGIVEPIPLNIKTGRSGLGHEEFKKRKAEEKLENYRQKLHMKKQANEQAADQFRIRFKNKQEERKMEGDLRKSQRACQQLDIQKDIEAPKEIWYWLQPEEEDQKDEEDKDDECTGSDLSVSAKLQILTAYLREEHFYCIWCGTTYEDAEDLSSNCPGDSAADHD; from the exons ATGGGGGACGAGGAAGAGGAAGATTACATGTCcgatttatttattaa GGAGGATGTGAGGCCGGGGGTGCCCATGGTGCGGCGGGTGAGAGAAGCtcttcagaaagaggaaaagcaaaaagaagccAACGAGAAGAACAGGCAGAAGAGtgtgaaggaagaagagaaagagcgACGGGACTTGGTGCTGAGCAGCGCTTTAGGCAACGAGAACAAAGGCTTCGCCTTGCTCCAGAAGATGGGCTACAAGAGTGGGCAGGCCCTGGGCAAAAGCG gAGAAGGCATCGTTGAACCTATTCCTCTGAACATAAAAACAG GCAGAAGTGGGCTTGGTCATGAGGAGTTCAAAAAAcgaaaagctgaagaaaagctggaaaactACAGACAAAAACTCCacatgaaaaaacaagcaaacgaACAAGCTGCAGATCAATTCAG AATAagattcaaaaacaaacaagaagaacGTAAGATGGAAGGAGACCTTCGAAAAAGTCAGAGGGCCTGCCAGCAATTGGATATTCAGAAA GATATCGAAGCACCCAAAGAGATTTGGTATTGGCTACAACCTGAAGAGGAAGATCAAAAGGATGAAGAAGACAAGGATGATGAGTGCACAGGCTCAGACTTAAGT GTATCAGCAAAGCTACAAATACTGACTGCTTATTTAAGAGAAGAACACTTCTATTGCATTTGGTGTGGAACAACCTATGAAG ATGCTGAGGATTTGTCTTCAAACTGCCCTGGAGACAGTGCTGCAGATCATGACTAA